A window of Oryza glaberrima chromosome 2, OglaRS2, whole genome shotgun sequence genomic DNA:
ATTCATGCAAGGTTTAGATTCTGAACCACCTTTTGAAAATCTCTCAGCTGGGACGCCAGAAGAAGATTCAGATGATCGAGACGAAGCTGACACTACTGCAGAATCTGCGGAACTTCCTGAGGAAGAAGTTAAAGTTTCTGCAGCAGAGAAGATTGTATCTGAAGCTGACCTGCCATCTTCGCAGGATAAATCTGAGTCCAAGTTAGAGTCACCCAAAGATGAGGTGGGTTCAAATTTGGGCCCTGTTGAGCAGCGTGAAGGAAAGCTGATAAAATCCTCCCCAGATAGTGTTGAAGTCAAACAAACAACTACTGAAAATGTGTTGAATCGTGACTCTACTGTGCATAATATGGCAACTACTCTTCCTATGATACGTGAAAGTATATGGGAGGGTGCAATTCAACTTACCATGTCTTCGCTCACAAATGTCGTTGCCATCTTCAAAAGGTTTGTTTCATCTGCAGCCTTTTCCTTTGAATTACCAATATACAATCGTTTCTGTTAGCATACCATGATGATTTGACACATTCTCTTCGATGCCTTTGTCTTAGTTTTAATTTATTAAAAGCAGATTAGTGCTTTACAGAACACGTACATCTTCTTTTGCACAAAGCTTTTACTGAACTGTATTCTGCAATTTCATCTTCTACATTGTATTCGCTTGGTCGTATTTTGGAAATTGATTGTCTGTTCCTTCAGAAAGATACTTGTTGAACTATATGGCATATGCACTCCttggaaaaacacacacacacaacttgCATATGTCCAAGACTCGTATGataactttatttatttatttatactcCAACTATTCTGTCCTGGTCTTAAGCTTAAGTAAGAATGATAAGTTTGGGAGGCAATAAAAGCATAAATCGCCATCACTGGTCATTAAGTAAGGGTCAATGAAATTGGGGGGCTTTCGTTGAAGATCTCTGTTCTTTCGCGCCTCAGGCAAGTGAGTTATGGAAGTCTTTCTTCCTCATCTGGTGAAGCTAGCTGCTGTTGTTTGATTCCTTGTTTCTATTGGTTTCTCAAGAGGCTCAAGGTCTTGCTCTACCTAAATTACTTTAGGTTTAGAAGCTAGACATCTAGCATCAAATTAAGTAATAAGTAAAAACTGATAGCTCATGGCATGCaagtatataaatatatcttCATGTGAGAACTGCTAAGagtaataatttataattagcaAGCACTGCCAAATGTGACATGCTTCAGTGTACTTCTCTTGATTCCGCAGAGAGTGCATTAAGTAGGTGTATGTCATTGAGGATCCAGCTTGGCTACTTCACCTCTTTCTGATGGGAAAGTTTGCTGATCTAAATCATCCCTTTTGCAAAGTTTGCTGATGGGAAATTTGTTCGATTTATGTCTTGTTAGTTAATACTGATCTAAATCATCCCTTTTGCAAAGTTTGCTGATTTAATTAATGTTGATAACAATTTACAACTGGTTCTTCATTGTTGTGGCCCAGAATGCCCTGCTACTGTCCAAGTACACATGATCCACTCTACCTGAAAGATAGTGTTGATATGTGTTTATtctgtattttatttttgtatttgtGATGACATGTATTAAAATTTCACTTTGCAGTGGTGAAAAGCCACCAGTAAAAGAATGGCGGAGCTTTGTTGAAATCAAGGGGAGAGTCAAACTTAGTGCCTTTCAAGAGTTTGTTGAACAGCTTCCCAAATCTAGGAGCCGTGCTATAATGGTAATCTTGCATTTTTCCTATTGAAAACTAACTAATATGTTTAAACGTCTGAGGTCTGGGTCAGGATGTTTGAAAAATGTTGGTACTTATATGCTAAATttgccaagaaaacaaaaagcTATGAATTGGAGCATGTGTCAGccagaaaagaaaacaattgttacagacaaaaaaaacaactcTTGACATGATCTCTTGCATGTATTTTAAGTCTTAACTTTTGAAATGCTTCTTATGATTGTATGCTTAGCATCTAGAAGTATCACTCTGTTTGGGAGTTGTTACTGGATCTATCCTTTATTTAACTAAATGCCTCAAACTATAGTTAGTGCTCTTTTGGCATCACAGATTATGGTTCATGCTGGTGTTGATAGGATAGTAATTGAATATGTCCAACTTTGTTCATAGGTAACTGAGTTGTGTTGGAAGGAAGGTTCTCATGAGAGTGGTCGCCAACATCTCTTGCAGGTTTTTCTATCGTAGCCCTTTTTCTTTCAGATTAAGACCAATGCTTAATGAATGTTTGTGGATTTGATCATTAAATTTGTCTATTCTTCTGCAGACAATTGACTCGTATATTTCAGATGAAAGAGTAGGGTTAGCTGAACCTGCAGATGGAATAGAGCTGTACCTGTGCCCTTCTCAAGGGAAAACTGTGGAGATTCTCTCTCGGCACCTGCCAAAGGAGCATTTGGAGAGTCTTGCTGTGTCAGCATCCTCCATCATCGGGGTCATCGTCTGGCGGAGGCCCAATGTTCCCAGGATGCCGGCACACCCTAGGCATGATGGTTCCCGGAGGCCGTCGATTTTAAAGAAACCGCAGGTTACTGGTTCTACTCCAGGCCCTAGGCCCTCCCTGCCTATGAGCTCgcacggcgcgccgccgggtTTTCCAGTTCAGCGTCACCGCCATGAGGAAGATGTAACTGATGATGTCCCTCCGGGCTTTGGCCCTGGTGTTGCTAGGGATGAAGACGATCTTCCTGAATTTAATTTTGTTAACTCGTCCAATCCTGCTGCTAATGTAACAACCACCCAGGCCTACAAGGGCCGGCAGCATGTACCCCCTACCTCTGCTCGCCCGGTAGAGCAAATGAGGGAACTGGTTCAGAAGTATGGTAAAAGATCATCTATTCAGGCTCGTCCttgggatgatgatgatgacgatgatatACCAGAATGGAACCCCAACCAGCTTGTCACCCAACAACAGACAACAAGGCAGCTCCCAGTTCCACCCACACCACAGCAACCgctgcctccaccaccaccaccgccctcgcTTCAGCAATTGCATCATCCCTATCAGcatcagcaacagcagcagcagcagcagcagctttaCCACCACCAAAATGCATTGCAACCTCAGATACCCAGCAACTCTATCCCCCAGGCTTACCTCCGAACCCAGCAACCATTGCCGCAACTTCCTCtgatgcagcagcagcttcagccAGCGCAAGCCTGGCAGCAGACCAATGCTTGGTGGCCGGCgcagggcggcgccgccgccgccgccgctgcgccggcgAGCATGGTGCAGCAGTCGCAGTATGGTGTGATACCCAACAGTAATAACAGCGCGCAAAGCTATGGTTCTGGGAGTGTGGGTGGAATGGCATGGAGATCGAGATAGAACCTGTAAAACCTTGAAATTTATGCTGGTTTTACAACCTGCGAGCGTCCGTTGTAGGgtggcttctctctctctcttttagtTCAGCGATTCAATGTAAGCATGAGTCAGTCGTGTACACCCGTACAGGGGATGTAATCTGGATAAACTAGAGATAGTTGTGGGTTGTATTCATAATCGTAGGAAAAGAAATTTTAAATCTTCGTTTCGAACAATAGCTCCTCTCTTCGAACCAATCTGTTCGTAGACACTTCGAATAATTGATTAAACGATAATAATGTAATGCAAAGCAGAACCTGCTTGGTTTAAATTGTCAAATTGTCAGGTGGCATTCGGTGCGCTAGTGGAAATTGCAAAGCGACTATTGACTTGCCAGAAGAATTTGTGGTCTCACCTTTTTCGTATCATGAATGATGTTGATGTTGGGACAATGCATGCGGTAGTACAGTGCGCTACCATTTCTGGACCTTCCCATCTATGGCAATGCTTTGGTTTTTCCCCATCCTATTAAGTGGtagattcttttcttttcttttttttctttgagggGAGATTCTCTTGTTTTATTGAAGTACCATAATGTTCGTgtgttaccaaaaaaaaaagaaaaaaaagaaaattcattcCTCTACTTAGAAActctacatatatatttttaattatatcatgttagagatttaatcaaaaattacttttaaaaatgTCAACATTGTTAAATATTTGGATTGAACGCATAAATATCAAGCGTGCAAATTTATCTCaagcatatttttattatattcaaTTTTATCAGaacttttaaatatattttagtaccAATATTTGCTAAAGTATTCTCTAAAGACTATGCCAGTATCTATTctaatgttttttcttttactgaGAAAACACATTTGATTGTCACAACATTCTGCGATACCACACCATACCAGATAGTCTGATAGATCATTTCGCAATAAAGAAAATTTTGAACTCATTATAAACATAAATTTGTGCTTGTGGGAATCCCCTAGCGAACACTGCTGAAAGCAAAGATGAACGATACATGTTTTTCTTGTGTATATGAAAGTGTTAACTAAACAGAACAGAAAAGGGGAAATGTTTATTTAAGCTTTATATTCTTCTAATTTATTTCTCCTGAACGATTCTATGAGGGACAGCATGAACAAGATTTTCTCTGATTCAGAGACTAATTAGGCATAAAATAAATTCTGCTCTTTATCTTAGGTATGTAAATTGGTATGTGGCTCATGTGTCCAGCTGTCCATCCTTAAGATGTATGTGTCCTAATTATTTTTCCTCCAACTAACTctggtttaattaattacttgtaCGTTTGCTCTCTAGGAATCGGGGAGTGAAGATGATGACCTTGATGTTGGTATAGGTGATGTACCATCTGAGCTTGAGGTTAAGAATTCTGGTCTAATACCTGCACAATCTAAAGAGACAGAAAGGCAGCTTTCGAAGAAGGAATTGAAGAAGAAAGAGCTTGCAGAACTAGATACTGTGCTGGCTGAGCTGGGGATTTCTGGACATGGTACCCAGCTTGATGCAATTAGTAAATGTATGGAACTTACTCATGGTGTGACTTGTACCAAATTAAGAACATCTTCACtatttcatactccctccgtccctaatataagggattttaacattttgcttgcactgtttgaccatgcgtcttatttaaaaaaatagaattattatttattttatttgtgacttacttcattatccaaagtattttaagtataacttttcgttttttatatttgcacaaattttttaaataaaatgagtggtcaaacagtggaaacaaaatatcaaaatcccttatattagggatggagggagtattcattAACTATTGTTTATTGatcatatgatatattttaataaacaaGCAAGTATTTTGATTTTTCCCAAATTTACAGCTGAAAGAAAGCCAGATAAGCAGAATGGTGGTGATAAGAATGGTGCTCCTGTACCTTCAGAGAGCAAGACTTCAaggaagaagaaatcaaagaagACAAATCAATCAAGGATTCTAAAGAGCAGCCCAATGAAATGGATTCCAGCAAGGACCATGGAGAGGTGGCGGATACAAATCTGAAGAGGAAATCACAGCTGTGTATGTGAaggagaagatgaagaagatagCTTCAGCCAAAAAGAAGTCCGGCAGAGGTGGATGGGGCTGCAAAGCATGCTGCAAAATGGAAGATGCTGCTAGGAGTGCAAAGCTTGCTGGTgcaaagaagaaagagaaaaccaACAGCCTGTCGATAGATAGACTGCTTCCATCACcaagttcagagttcagaatgAGCACCGGGCTCATTTGTTCTACTTGGTCTGTTTGGTTTAGATTGCTGAACGCACTTCTCATGAATATATCCACCATATCTGGTAAGATATGCTGCCCTTATGTGATCAACATTGGAGATTTAGTGAATGGCAATTGTGTCATCAGCATGCAGAAATCGTACTCAGTAAACTCAGGTTTCATCGGTGCCAACGGCTTGACTTCTGGATATA
This region includes:
- the LOC127762319 gene encoding uncharacterized protein LOC127762319, with amino-acid sequence MELSNQGQTPMSTNMGSQPLPSSNIQPNQAEYPSMLYPSLPADWGAQPMFSMGASVPISSYFIVPMSQQSVQIGASRPETPRSSGAHSLSRVSLRPPQQVLSIRTSLPTMVGSQHSPAGKKLQPTIASPKVQILKSTQSQSSNKRSAQKETPSKVQTQQLESVRSKFRESLSAALRTDSDQSKNQSSDVQPDGSADQKKEMDVDADQVATTSQGMSAAKSEVLTSVGAERRAEDEKLNSDLVSNIATPLNADIQQQPENASLQDEMLGQYTVVADELLQGHGLCWVSDFDAGVPEPATQPNLKRSRASDIDPVVADALSESESKRMKSANDEEAIDKDSIIQKADDLAVRIEEELFKLFGGVNKKYKEKGRSLLFNLKDKSNPELRERVLSGDITPDRLCSMTAEELASKELSEWRLAKAEELAQMVVLPSTEVDVRRLVRKTHKGEFQVEVEETDGISVEVELGGNLLTQVPSKAPEDQTKSDDKDSTDDKTGIQDNDKAPDGTSQDEDNGAGKNDPQDDLEYVDNEKSDLMQELMVDDLKDTENLPPIPSLDEFMQGLDSEPPFENLSAGTPEEDSDDRDEADTTAESAELPEEEVKVSAAEKIVSEADLPSSQDKSESKLESPKDEVGSNLGPVEQREGKLIKSSPDSVEVKQTTTENVLNRDSTVHNMATTLPMIRESIWEGAIQLTMSSLTNVVAIFKSGEKPPVKEWRSFVEIKGRVKLSAFQEFVEQLPKSRSRAIMVTELCWKEGSHESGRQHLLQTIDSYISDERVGLAEPADGIELYLCPSQGKTVEILSRHLPKEHLESLAVSASSIIGVIVWRRPNVPRMPAHPRHDGSRRPSILKKPQVTGSTPGPRPSLPMSSHGAPPGFPVQRHRHEEDVTDDVPPGFGPGVARDEDDLPEFNFVNSSNPAANVTTTQAYKGRQHVPPTSARPVEQMRELVQKYGKRSSIQARPWDDDDDDDIPEWNPNQLVTQQQTTRQLPVPPTPQQPLPPPPPPPSLQQLHHPYQHQQQQQQQQQLYHHQNALQPQIPSNSIPQAYLRTQQPLPQLPLMQQQLQPAQAWQQTNAWWPAQGGAAAAAAAPASMVQQSQYGVIPNSNNSAQSYGSGSVGGMAWRSR